Proteins encoded within one genomic window of Chlorobaculum sp. MV4-Y:
- a CDS encoding energy-coupling factor ABC transporter permease, translating to MHMSDALLSPVVGGAFWAISAGMIGLSSRKIPAEPDGSKTVLMGVMGAFVFAAQMINFTIPGTGSSGHIGGGLLLAVLLGPWRAFITLASVLVIQALFFADGGLLALGCNIFNMAFIPAFIAWPFIYRPIAGDSSSPVRIATASITAATLGLLAGAFSVVLQTTLSGISDLPFGTFVLFMLPIHAAIGIVEGVLTWGVLSFIASTEPGLLRSATETRAPKGNIVTATLFVAALAIGGALSWFASSNPDGLEWSIGKVTGAEELAAPAEKAHELLATMQDKLAILPDYDFRQTDNPATDKTSETSPVHPGTSLSGIAGSLMVLVLAGAAGLALRNRRDSSTTTTDS from the coding sequence ATGCACATGTCAGATGCTCTGCTTTCGCCGGTTGTCGGCGGCGCGTTCTGGGCCATCAGCGCCGGAATGATCGGCCTGTCGTCGAGAAAAATCCCGGCGGAACCGGACGGATCGAAGACCGTGCTCATGGGGGTGATGGGCGCGTTCGTTTTCGCGGCGCAGATGATCAACTTCACGATCCCCGGCACCGGTTCGAGCGGGCACATCGGCGGCGGCCTCTTGCTCGCCGTGCTGCTCGGCCCGTGGCGCGCCTTCATCACGCTCGCCTCGGTGCTGGTGATCCAGGCGCTCTTCTTCGCCGACGGCGGCCTGCTCGCGCTCGGCTGCAACATTTTCAACATGGCCTTCATCCCGGCATTCATCGCCTGGCCCTTCATCTACCGCCCCATCGCGGGCGACAGCAGCTCTCCGGTGCGCATCGCCACAGCGAGCATCACCGCCGCTACACTCGGTCTGCTCGCCGGAGCCTTTTCGGTGGTGCTTCAGACCACGCTTTCCGGCATCTCCGATTTGCCGTTCGGCACCTTCGTGCTCTTCATGCTGCCGATCCACGCAGCCATCGGCATCGTCGAAGGGGTGCTGACCTGGGGCGTGCTGTCGTTCATTGCATCGACCGAGCCGGGGCTTCTGCGATCAGCAACCGAAACCCGCGCGCCGAAAGGCAACATCGTGACAGCAACGCTTTTCGTGGCCGCGCTCGCCATTGGCGGTGCGCTCTCGTGGTTCGCCTCGTCGAACCCGGACGGGCTGGAGTGGTCGATAGGCAAAGTGACCGGCGCGGAAGAGTTGGCCGCGCCCGCCGAAAAAGCTCATGAGCTTCTCGCCACGATGCAGGACAAACTGGCTATTCTGCCCGATTACGATTTCAGGCAGACGGACAATCCGGCAACGGACAAAACGTCTGAAACTTCTCCCGTTCACCCCGGAACCTCGCTCTCCGGCATCGCGGGCAGCCTGATGGTGCTCGTACTTGCCGGAGCGGCGGGACTCGCGCTTCGCAATCGTCGCGACAGTTCAACGACGACGACGGACTCGTGA
- a CDS encoding energy-coupling factor transporter transmembrane component T: MTDRFDIEALHAPAQPRPLPVGDGAAIVILALFILFVISVPKFDLAGVIAFAAFPLLLATATAIPLLPLVKRLVIASPFILFMAAGNLALDRSTAVTIGGLAITGGTVSASVIVLKTVVTLAALLSLMAVMPFHRFGMALRSLRVPEVFVTQLLLVYRYSFLLAEEAGMMQKARDLRSFGKRGKGPLVTAKLIGSLLIRTTARAERIYMAMSARSFRAALGTRPNIAIKPGDLAAIAGAAALFGLIRSFF; this comes from the coding sequence GTGACGGATCGCTTCGACATCGAAGCCCTGCACGCGCCTGCGCAGCCGCGACCGCTTCCGGTCGGAGACGGCGCGGCCATCGTCATCCTCGCGCTCTTCATCCTTTTCGTGATCTCCGTACCGAAGTTCGACCTCGCCGGAGTGATCGCCTTCGCCGCATTTCCGCTGCTCTTGGCGACCGCCACCGCCATTCCACTGCTGCCGCTCGTCAAGCGCCTCGTGATCGCATCGCCCTTCATCCTCTTCATGGCGGCGGGCAACCTCGCGCTCGACCGCTCGACCGCCGTGACAATCGGCGGGCTGGCCATCACCGGCGGCACGGTTTCAGCCTCGGTGATCGTGCTGAAAACGGTGGTAACGCTCGCCGCCCTGCTCTCGCTCATGGCGGTGATGCCGTTCCACCGCTTCGGCATGGCGCTCCGGAGCCTGCGCGTGCCGGAGGTTTTCGTCACCCAGTTGCTGCTGGTTTACCGCTACAGCTTCCTGCTTGCCGAGGAGGCTGGAATGATGCAGAAGGCGCGCGACCTGCGCAGCTTCGGCAAGCGCGGCAAGGGGCCACTCGTCACGGCAAAGCTCATCGGCTCGCTGCTCATCCGCACGACGGCGCGGGCCGAGCGGATTTACATGGCGATGAGCGCGCGCAGCTTCCGAGCGGCGCTGGGCACGCGCCCAAACATCGCGATAAAGCCTGGCGACCTCGCTGCAATCGCAGGCGCGGCGGCGCTTTTCGGCCTGATCCGCTCCTTTTTCTGA
- a CDS encoding energy-coupling factor ABC transporter ATP-binding protein, with the protein MIDIEQLAFTYPDGTRALDGLNLRVEKGESVGIAGSNGAGKSTLVSHLNGWHLPQSGSARIGGVAVERKTVEQIRRMMGLVFQKPDDQLFMARVYDDVMFGPSNLGMNEAESHAEAERLLRMFSLWELRDKPPAHLSQGQKRFAALATVLVMKPELLVMDEPTSDLDPRNRRMLIGLVNSLPTTKLTVSHDLDFIWETCQRVCIMNKGKIIANGPTKEILSNRELLEANGLELPLRLLGE; encoded by the coding sequence TTGATCGACATCGAACAGCTCGCATTCACCTACCCCGACGGCACCCGGGCGCTCGACGGCCTCAATCTTCGCGTCGAAAAGGGCGAATCGGTAGGCATCGCCGGATCGAACGGCGCAGGAAAATCGACCCTCGTCAGTCACCTCAACGGCTGGCACCTGCCGCAATCGGGATCGGCGCGAATCGGCGGCGTCGCGGTGGAGCGCAAAACGGTCGAGCAGATTCGGCGGATGATGGGGCTGGTGTTCCAGAAGCCGGACGACCAGCTCTTCATGGCGCGGGTTTACGATGACGTGATGTTCGGCCCGTCGAATCTCGGCATGAACGAGGCGGAGAGCCACGCCGAAGCCGAACGACTGCTGCGAATGTTCAGCCTCTGGGAGCTGCGCGACAAGCCCCCCGCCCACCTCTCGCAAGGTCAGAAACGCTTCGCCGCGCTGGCGACGGTGCTCGTCATGAAGCCGGAGCTGCTCGTAATGGACGAACCCACCTCCGACCTCGACCCCCGCAACCGCCGAATGCTCATCGGCCTGGTCAACAGCTTGCCGACCACAAAACTCACCGTCTCCCACGACCTCGATTTCATCTGGGAAACCTGCCAGAGAGTCTGTATCATGAACAAAGGAAAAATCATAGCCAACGGCCCGACAAAGGAAATTCTCTCGAATCGCGAGTTGCTGGAAGCGAATGGTCTGGAGTTGCCGCTGAGATTGCTGGGGGAGTAA